A genomic segment from Colletotrichum higginsianum IMI 349063 chromosome 5, whole genome shotgun sequence encodes:
- a CDS encoding Adhesin protein Mad1: MKNSVALLALAAGVSQVAATGWNKFPSFTSPENTDNKCDDKQKGGFSWSDLTPGSFNNYGGLDFKGWTCESDFSKRDLLAPRTFNKGKVISGSCGQKKETSPSFGCGTGSGAPDKFSIIHFDVTVEFDCDLEFHYDMPDGSSCKHRSACSKSGTTVKNSQCGGAKNVTIVYPQQPSKPKSTCGVGIHTINFDCSPPETSKPPKTKTSALPSATTLSTKTHDKPVKTTTAAEETSTAVVPSVSKPVEETSAATKPATTAPVKETETAPVPSKGETTSEALPSISIPGKESTTAVVPSASKPAETPVESKPVEETSTAVVPSASKPVEETTAAVPSASKPVEETTPVVTKPAGETTAAQFPSVSIPVNGTQPAQTETVPAVTTPVVPETKTTVYDTTSTIYTTRVETVTSCAPEVTNCPAGSHGLVTVTVPLTTTVCPVTETIVHTPGPAPSKPAGQPSKGVSSEKPVGSGSVIKPSATKPATPVETLPCPDVVPQCLSTWIWSSGCTDNSDANCYCPDAKFVENVFSCIYSYGASDEIISKATQFFQGICAPHIPENPAIITVPATITTAITVSATKPAATNPAEYTTITVDKTIVVPCVTDGTTVPGSSTTATIKTTIEVPHVSFATDSASVVVPVPAPSTPAGTPAATVSSQAPVAPYPTTPAAGATKTGPVGTGGVAVPTTTGVVTAGAGKATFGLGAVVAIAALAAF; the protein is encoded by the exons ATGAAGAACAGCGTTGCTCTTctggcccttgccgccggcgtcagcCAGGTCGCTGCTACC GGCTGGAACAAGTTCCCCTCCTTCACCTCCCCTGAGAACACCGACAACAAGTGTGATGACAAGCAGAAGGGAGGCTTCTCCTGGAGCGACCTGACCCCGGGATCGTTCAACAACTACGGTGGATTGGACTTCAAGGGCTGGACCTGTGAATCCGACTTCTCCAAGCGCGACCTCCTGGCTCCCCGCACTTTTAACAAGGGCAAGGTCATCTCTGGCTCTTGCGGCCAGAAGAAGGAgacctctccctctttcgGCTGCGGCACTGGCTCCGGCGCTCCCGACAAGTTCTCCATCATCCACTTCGACGTGACCGTCGAGTTCGACTGCGACCTCGAGTTCCACTATGACATGCCCGACGGCTCCAGCTGCAAGCACCGCTCTGCTTGCTCCAAGTCCGGAACCACTGTCAAGAACTCCCAGTGCGGTGGCGCCAAGAACGTCACCATCGTTTACCCCCAGCAGCCCTCCAAGCCCAAGTCCACCTGCGGTGTCGGCATCCACACCATCAACTTCGACTGCAGCCCCCCCGAGACCTCCAAGCCtcccaagaccaagaccaGTGCTCTCCCCAGCGCCACCACTCTGAGCACCAAGACCCACGACAAGCCTGTCAAGACCACCACTGCTGCCGAGGAGACTTCCACCGCCGTTGTCCCCTCCGTCTCCAAGCCCGTTGAGGAGaccagcgccgccaccaagcccGCCACAACCGCCCCCGTCAAGGAGACCGAGACTGCTCCCGTCCCCAGCAAGGGTGAGACCACCTCTGAGGCTCTTCCCTCTATCTCCATTCCCGGCAAGGAGTCGACCACTGCTGTTGTTCCCTCCGCTTCCAAGCCCGCCGAGACCCCTGTCGAGTCCaagcccgtcgaggagaccTCCACTGCCGTCGTTCCCTCCGCCTCCAAGCCTGTCGAGGAGACTACTGCCGCCGTCCCCTCCGCCTCTAAGCCGGTTGAGGAGACCACCCCCGTTGTCACCAAGCCTGCCGGCGAGACCACCGCTGCCCAGTTCCCCAGCGTCTCCATCCCTGTCAACGGCACTCAGCCTGCCCAGACCGAGACCGTCCCTGCCGTCACCACCCCCGTTGTCCCGGAGACCAAGACCACCGTCTACGACACCACCTCGACCATCTACACCACCCGTGTCGAGACCGTCACCTCTTGCGCTCCCGAGGTCACCAACTGCCCCGCCGGCTCCCACGGCCTGGTCACTGTCACGGTTcccctcaccaccaccgtctGCCCCGTCACCGAGACCATCGTTCACACCCCCGGTCCTGCTCCTTCCAAGCCCGCTGGCCAGCCTTCCAAGGGTGTCTCTTCCGAGAAGCCTgttggctctggctctgTTATTAAGCCCTCTGCCACCAAGCCCGCCACTCCCGTTGAGACTCTTCCCTGCCCCGACGTCGTTCCCCAGTGCCTGAGCACCTGGATCTGGTCTTCCGGCTGCACTGACAACTCTGACGCCAACTGCTACTGCCCTGACGCCAAGTTCGTCGAGAACGTCTTCTCCTGCATCTACTCCTACGGTGCCAGCGACGAGATCATCTCCAAGGCCACTCAGTTCTTCCAGGGCATCTGCGCTCCTCACATCCCCGAGAACCCCGCCATTATCACGGTGCCGGCGACAATTACCACGGCCATCACCGTCTCGGCGACcaagcccgccgccaccaaccCTGCCGAGtacaccaccatcaccgttGACAAGACCATTGTCGTCCCCTGCGTCACTGACGGCACGACCGTTCCCGGCTCTTCCACCACGGCCACCATCAAGACCACCATCGAGGTCCCCCACGTCTCTTTCGCCACCGACTCGGCCTCCGTCGTCGTGCCAGTTCCCGCCCCTTCCACCCCGGCTGGCACACCCGCCGCGACTGTCTCATCCCAGGCCCCGGTTGCTCCCTACCCCACGACTCCCGCCGCTGGCGCCACCAAGACCGGCCCTGTCGGTACTGGCGGTGTTGCCGTCCCTACCACCACCGGTGTTGTCACCGCTGGTGCTGGCAAGGCTACCTTCGGcctcggtgccgtcgtcgccattgCTGCCCTCGCTGCTTTCTAA
- a CDS encoding ankyrin repeat and zinc finger domain-containing protein — protein sequence MDSKATPDLLRRPLYVYDLPPEVLTTLSLRSDAPIPDETPTSPPTKDASSTDLVGSQACSLCAANFSSVLDQRSHQKSDWHHYNLKQKLRGAKPVSEIDFEKLIGDLDESLSGSDSEESDDDEDETGRKDTTLTALLKKQATLAERNRTPAPGGDDGDEDTVRRSGKGKPPLIWFTSPVLPPNTYFGLYRAILTGDELRDEANFVKIVKKKQLDPIAAPKVPKDGSAPPPAAYKGPHFFLCMIGGGHFAAMVVSLAPRQNKSSAGALNREATVLAHKTFHRYTTRRKQGGSQSANDNSKGNAHSAGSSLRRYNEQALVEDVRNLLQDWKGLLDTSELLFIRATGATNRRTLFGPYDGQVLTHNDTRLRGFPFSTRRATQNELMRSFIELTRLKVREINPEEEAKPKPEPSTPAKAAPPKPTRPKLTEAEETALLHTSQIQAFIRRSKLPALLSYLRSNDVSPDFHFQPPDQNYHAPTPLHLAAHQNAAPLVLGLITRGGASPLATNKDGKTPFDLAGDRSTRDAFRVARSELGEDKWDWDAARVPAPLSKADAEKRDERDRRERESKETERRRAEEERLRAEGPKTDNDRKKRAGALAAVASTKTAQDKREEEARGLTPEMRMKLDRERRARAAEERLKRMQSGV from the exons ATGGATTCGAAAGCGACACCAGATCTCCTCAGGCGGCCGCTCTATG TCTACGACCTCCCGCCCGAAGTCCTGACGACGCTCTCTCTCAGGTCCGATGCCCCGATCCCCGACGAGAcaccgacgtcgccgccgacaaaGGACGCCTCCAGCACCGATCTCGTCGGCTCTCAGGCCTGCTCGCTGTGTGCAGCGAACTTCTCGTCCGTTCTCGACCAGCGAAGCCATCAAAAGTCCGACTGGCACCACTACAACCTGAAGCAGAAGCTGCGTGGCGCAAAGCCCGTGTCCGAGATCGACTTTGAGAAGCTGATCGGTGACCTCGATGAGAGTCTTTCGGGCTCGGACTCGGAAGAGTcggatgacgacgaagacgagacGGGCCGCAAGGATACTACTCTCACGGCGCTGCTAAAGAAGCAAGCGACCCTCGCCGAGAGGAACAGAACCCCGGCCCCGGGCGGGGACGACGGGGATGAAGACACAGTGCGGCGGTCGGGAAAGGGAAAGCCGCCTCTAATTTGGTTCACTTCCCCTGTCCTGCCGCCCAACACCTACTTCGGCCTGTACCGAGCCATACTCACGGGCGACGAGCTTCGCGACGAAGCGAACTTTGTCAAAATtgtcaagaagaagcagttGGACCCCATAGCCGCGCCCAAGGTGCCAAAGGAcggctcggcgccgccgcccgcggctTACAAGGGCCCTCACTTCTTCCTGTGCAtgatcggcggcggccactTTGCCGCCATGGTGGTTTCGCTTGCGCCGCGGCAGAACAAGTCTTCGGCCGGTGCACTGAACAGGGAAGCAACCGTCCTCGCCCACAAGACCTTCCACCGCTACACGACCCGTCGCAAGCAGGGCGGTTCGCAATCCGCCAACGACAACTCCAAGGGCAATGCCCATTCGGCCGGTTCCAGCCTGCGTCGGTACAACGAGCAAGCCTTGGTTGAGGATGTGCGCAACCTGCTTCAGGATTGGAAGGGCCTGCTCGACACCTCTGAGCTGCTCTTCATCAGAGCGACGGGCGCAACGAACCGGCGCACGCTATTCGGGCCGTACGACGGCCAGGTTCTGACGCACAACGACACGAGGCTACGGGGGTTCCCCTTCAGCACGCGGAGAGCGACGCAGAACGAGCTGATGAGATCGTTCATCGAGCTCACGAGACTGAAAGTCAGGGAGATCAACCCGGAGGAAGAAGCGAAACCGAAGCCCGAACCGTCCACGCCTGCGAAAGCCGCGCCTCCCAAGCCCACGAGGCCGAAGCTCACGGAAGCGGAGGAGACGGCACTGCTGCACACGTCGCAGATCCAGGCCTTCATACGCCGCTCCAAGCTTCCGGCGTTGTTGTCCTACCTGAGGAGCAACGATGTCAGCCCGGACTTCCACTTCCAACCCCCAGACCAGAACTACCACGCGCCGACGCCTCTGCACTTGGCCGCTCACCAGAACGCCGCACCTctggtcctcggcctcatcacgcgcggcggcgcctcgCCACTGGCGACcaacaaggacggcaagaccCCCTTCGACCTTGCGGGCGACAGGTCAACGAGAGACGCCTTCCGCGTTGCTCGCtcggagctcggcgaggacaaGTGGGACTGGGACGCCGCGcgggtgccggcgccgctgaGCAAGGcggacgccgagaagcgcgACGAACGGGacaggagggagagggagagcaaggagacggagaggaggcgcgccgaggaggagaggctGCGCGCCGAGGGACCCAAGACCGACAAcgacaggaagaagagggcgggcGCCCTGGCGGCCGTCGCGTCGACCAAGACGGCGCAGGACaagcgggaggaggaggcgagaGGCCTGACCCCTGAAATGCGGATGAAGCTTGACCGcgagaggagggcgagggccgccGAAGAGCGTCTCAAGCGGATGCAGAGCGGTGTATGA